The Toxoplasma gondii ME49 chromosome XII, whole genome shotgun sequence genome includes a region encoding these proteins:
- a CDS encoding hypothetical protein (encoded by transcript TGME49_277685) translates to MCTADSNHCAGVCNRLESRHLCAQRVFRMSTSGSGDVTARTVADAEKRHHACTCTAQNVIYTVLCISMPVPLQWLKELPPLKR, encoded by the exons ATGTGTACCGCGGACAGCAACCACTGTGCTGGGGTCTGCAATCGTCTGGAGAGCCGTCACCTGTGTGCGCAGAGAGTTTTTAG GATGTCCACTTCGGGATCCGGAGATGTGACGGCAAGGACAGTTGCTgatgcagagaagcgccACCACGCCTGCACGT GCACTGCCCAGAACGTGATATACACAGTCCTCTGTATAAGCATGCCTGTGCCTCTGCAGTGGCTGAAGGAGTTGCCGCCACTGAAGCGGTGA
- a CDS encoding hypothetical protein (encoded by transcript TGME49_277705), protein MPSPLRKSTSLSRLSTAEEGIFQVKLSTSREDNCRVSLYLCSSKNLHAGSRVQRLSKSAENGTSPPLSRSRLFFNRRRPPTEA, encoded by the exons AtgccgtctcctctgcgcaAGTCGACatcgctctctcgcctttctactgctgaagaaggaaTCTTTCAAGTGAAGTTGTCGACAAGCCGAGAAGATAACTGCCGCgtgtctctctatctctgtTCGTCCAAGAATCTCCACGCTGGCTCTCGCGTTCAGAGGCTCTCGAAATCAGCAGAAAATGGAACC agtcCGCCACTCTCCAGAAGCAGACTGTTTTTTAACAGGCGCAGGCCCCCTACAGAAGCCTGA
- a CDS encoding GDA1/CD39 (nucleoside phosphatase) family protein (encoded by transcript TGME49_277720) → MAEREAEDRLSSRRSPPFRVFSFSLLLLLFSKTTWEEAAAVVLSGNGGRARDLDSDALGGSMRPEKVHRFRRSYETGGDLVSALELSFLDRAARSEQGEERASAPASPVSTLRTPLSGPVAALPFSHRQTQSLGHSNSLTSASHPHAHPAVSSYPDSSFPSSPPTFLSPSSSSPPSSFSSSSTTGASVSPLSSSSFVEGSYAEENDAALLSSLMEQAPVRPPEPRDSGGGRRVLEELMLSEVSCRQLTQAMIVVDGGSSKTLPSLFTAVTESCPQEGRRVLEGTLKFVGEGTKVAGVRDLLEDWLDAHAGKDWESRELDAQTLMRSFPSMQEQANKLVARLIQDVVALLNSRLSETEKEEVKALGVPVFFHTTAGVRGFPDWYRDGMFVALRRAINASPPVEGYLFFTNKDWTRAISGEVEGIYAFLTANLLTRNFERLLEDAPGVSKESELHAHRKLAGIVEVGGASMQIVFPVRPFVPFPPFAKVSNLQKEGYLPHSYPPVDLVAVSFMQLGASSASGVFLKMLCGKEEYLRDGICRNPCLFRGFEQACSAGEVTIGPTGEIHVSSNLRKNRLKPAATFCGGGNAEIMYKLSNRIECMATRINPLLPLEQRMQIPNCEKIVGTGDFAACAKEVEDILINPNLPLPANQEAVSLGFETPAQIFKFISSSAPLFVTGASLVTPVKLLQAVNLLPKDFDGTARAQLVEAATKFCATPVSRESDGSLSLRVEASAQRPDAPPAKPVKLTTLNYETCHRLAMAASVLQQIDSGARKPNSVRFETKVTDDGREVGPFGWQAGTILHHVANSRQWSTAAYELGVGHTFHDRKIALADRKVDESLEGTNAASAEAVVAAEPSV, encoded by the coding sequence ATGGCTGAACGCGAAGCCGAGGatcgtctgtcttctcggcGTTCGCCGCCCTTTAGGgtcttttcgttttcgcttcttctcttgctcttctcgaAGACAACATGGGAGGAAGCGGCTGCAGTCGTTTTGTCAGGAAATGGGGGGAGAGCGCGAGACCTCGACTCCGACGCGCTCGGCGGCAGCATGCGTCCGGAGAAAGTCCATCGCTTTCGACGCAGCTACGAAACGGGCGGCGatctcgtctctgccttgGAACTTTCTTTTCTAGATCGAGCTGCCAGGAGcgaacagggagaagaacgcgccTCTGCTCCTGCTTCGCCAGTGTCTACACTTCGGACGCCACTTTCCGGTCCTGTCGCCGCTCTTCCCTTTTcgcacagacagacacaatCTCTTGGTCACTCGAACTCTTTAACCTCCGCATCTCACCCCCATGCTCACCCAGCAGTTTCTTCGTATCCCGACAgttcctttccttcgtctcctcctacatttctttctccctcgtcttcttcccccccctcctctttctcttcttcctcaactACAGGTGCAtccgtttctccactttcttcgtcttccttcgtcgaGGGGAGCTATGCGGAAGAGAATGACGCAGCGCTGTTGTCCTCGCTGATGGAACAGGCGCCAGTGAGACCTCCAGAACCCCGCGATAGTGGCGGCGGCCGCCGCGTCCTCGAGGAGTTGATGCTGAGTGAAGTCTCTTGCAGACAACTCACGCAAGCGATGATCGTCGTGGACGGCGGCAGCAGCAAGACGCTTCCTTCCCTGTTCACTGCGGTAACCGAGTCTTGTCCGCAGGAAGGACGACGCGTGTTGGAGGGGACATTGAAGTTCGTGGGCGAAGGCACAAAAGTCGCTGGCGTCCGAGATTTGCTCGAGGACTGGCTGGACGCCCACGCAGGGAAGGACTGGGAGTCGCGGGAGCTCGACGCCCAGACGCTCATGCGTTCCTTTCCGTCGATGCAGGAGCAGGCAAACAAGCTCGTGGCTCGCCTGATTCAGGacgtcgtcgctctcctcaaCTCGCGGCTGTCGGAAaccgagaaggaggaagtcAAGGCGCTGGGCgtccccgtcttcttccatACGACGGCGGGGGTGCGGGGGTTTCCTGACTGGTACCGAGACGGGATGTTTGTGGCTCTTCGTCGAGCCATCAACGCGTCTCCGCCTGTCGAGGGCtacctcttcttcaccaACAAGGACTGGACGCGGGCGATTTCCGGAGAGGTTGAGGGGATATATGCGTTTCTGACGGCGAATCTCCTCACGCGCAATTTCGAGAGACTCCTGGAAGACGCGCCCGGGGTCAGCAAAGAGTccgaactgcatgcgcaccgCAAACTCGCGGGGATCGTCGAAGTCGGCGGCGCGTCCATGCAAATCGTCTTCCCCGTCAGGCCGTTTGTGCCCTTCCCTCCGTTCGCGAAAGTCAGCAATCTCCAAAAAGAAGGCTACCTGCCCCACTCCTACCCTCCGGTGGACCTCGTGGCGGTCTCCTTCATGCAGCTCGGGGCGTCCAGCGCGAGCGGCGTCTTCCTCAAGATGCTTTGCGGCAAAGAAGAGTACCTCCGCGACGGAATCTGTCGGAATCCATGTCTGTTCCGAGGCTTTGAACAGGCGTGCTCGGCGGGGGAGGTGACCATTGGGCCGACCGGCGAGATCCACGTGAGCTCGAACTTGCGCAAGAATCGCCTGAAGCCTGCGGCAACGTTCTGCGGGGGCGGGAACGCGGAAATCATGTACAAGTTGTCCAACCGGATCGAGTGCATGGCCACTCGAATCAATCCGCTGTTGCCCCTCgagcaacgcatgcagattccGAACTGCGAGAAGATCGTGGGGACGGGCGACTTCGCGGCCTGCGCCAAGGAGGTCGAGGACATTTTGATCAACCCAAACTTGCCGCTGCCTGCGAATCAGGAAGCGGTGTCGCTCGGCTTCGAGACGCCTGCCCAAATCTTCAAGTTCATCTCCTCGAGTGCACCGCTCTTCGTCACTGGCGCCTCGCTGGTGACACCCGTCAAGCTCCTCCAAGCAGTGAATCTCCTCCCGAAAGACTTTGACGGAACGGCGCGCGCCCAACTCGTCGAGGCAGCCACCAAGTTCTGCGCGACTCCCGTTtcgcgcgagagcgacggttctctctcgctgcgcgTGGAGGCGAGCGCCCAGCGTCCTGACGCTCCTCCCGCGAAGCCTGTGAAGCTGACGACGCTGAACTACGAGACCTGCCACCGCCTAGCGATGGCCGCCTCTGTGCTCCAACAGATCGACTCGGGCGCGCGGAAACCGAACTCGGTTCGATTCGAGACAAAAGTCACAGACGACGGCAGGGAGGTGGGTCCCTTTGGCTGGCAAGCCGGCACCATTCTCCACCATGTCGCGAACTCGAGGCAGTGGAGCACGGCTGCCTACGAGCTCGGCGTAGGCCATACCTTCCACGACCGGAAGATCGCTCTCGCGGACCGCAAAGTCGACGAAAGCCTCGAAGGTACGAACGCCGCCAGTGCGGAGGCTGTCGTGGCTGCCGAACCGTCTGTGTGA
- a CDS encoding hypothetical protein (encoded by transcript TGME49_277730), with translation MRWPDAAAQTSWRFTAEFYILVQKRWTSMRARLAIFSQPRRSRHGCPDQPDGSDAWQSATQRVTDASLLLEFAVPAFTPSNPSVCTWPVYEEVSNLQKPEVKICFVEKSRIFRDAHDHVYGTCLLEARSNSPSASSVETGFQNRQGWSGS, from the coding sequence ATGCGTTGGCCCGATGCGGCAGCACAAACGTCATGGAGATTCACAGCTGAATTCTACATTCTCGTGCAGAAACGTTGGACGAGTATGCGAGCACGTCTCGCTATCTTTTCTCAACCTCGCCGCTCGCGACACGGCTGCCCAGATCAGCCAGACGGCTCGGACGCATGGCAATCTGCGACGCAGAGAGTGACCGatgcctctctgcttctcgaatTCGCAGTTCCGGCCTTCACACCCTCGAATCCGTCGGTTTGCACGTGGCCTGTCTACGAAGAAGTGTCAAACCTCCAAAAACCGGAAGTGAAGATCTGTTTCGTGGAAAAATCTCGAATATTCAGAGATGCCCACGACCACGTATACGGCACTTGTTTGCTTGAGGCGCGTTCAAACTCTCCGTCCGCCTCGTCTGTTGAGACTGGATTCCAAAATCGACAAGGCTGGTCTGGTTCTTAG
- a CDS encoding hypothetical protein (encoded by transcript TGME49_277710) produces MTETAKEAERRAPRAPPYAEAFEGRLLWRRCLRCLRVDSDALWERLRRLTDEIVEQGLNDLSVKISEKRLPGVEDPCLQVLRHPVIQRVCTERAFLAELAVYRTWLDRYRVLDPPAACECGYEQPQASLCVQEARAKRLSAEQGADPAEADVARRQEGVKELQKKLQDSEEEERQLQAELDQLLTEIVDENRENVRLRTRLACRADRQAHPGPGNSEETRGQAQDEARDFAALIQDVTRRCARLSMMASCLANASSSAESTEPATFPASLSTCFPLRESPVVSPLRLREPSFPEMEEQRKSSPLQAASPRLSAPSAVATPGVSAGSPADSPCGVRSAEREEAVFSRSFSSEQRVGEARKKREMLVPNSLFAQKRRREDLGPLERDGVLSEGEDFEKEVSLRRDRDIHVLSNSVNRLPTRRAVTPPRTDLHASREGAFFSRRMPPNGDLKERSAVSRRAYQGRRERAGFREESGGLSVPRNLPSQVNRRYLDIDQRVRTPASLRHPARRPMAPSPRRHGESLQRLTDALPAEGRSWFPRREDDAGSEEFLSIRAESPLPLRDEDCRWEFHAERDLRRFKSAALLRDAHAADKARDRGGEEGSPATPARLGASAERTAATENPEDRSMLSLTVVQRETREEETSPRRTISVGTAQAAESLRRSDEVFGSTERRVSRKLNQRQPESPAASASQEATWVDICLGTTS; encoded by the exons ATGACAGAAACAGCCAAGGAGGCAGAGCGCCGCGCGCCGCGGGCGCCACCGTATGCAGAGGCGTTTGAAGGGCGGCTGTTGTGGCGACGCTGTCTGCGGTGTCTGCGAGTCGACTCGGACGCGCTGTGGGAGCGACTGAGGAGGTTGACAGACGAGATCGTCGAGCAGGGATTGAACGACCTCTCTGTGAAGATCTCGGAGAAGCGACTGCCGGGCGTCGAGGATCCTTGCTTACAAGTTCTGCGACACCCGGTGATTCAACGCGTCTGCACAGAgcgcgccttcctcgctgaaCTTGCTGTCTACAGG ACGTGGTTAGACCGTTATCGAGTTTTGGATCCtcccgctgcatgcgaatgCGGATACGAACAACCACAAGCTTCTCTTTGTGTGCAAG AAGCTCGCGCGAAGCGTTTGTCTGCGGAGCAAGGCGCAGACCCGGCCGAAGCAGACGTTGCGCGACGGCAGGAAGGCGTTAAAGAGttgcagaagaaactgcaagacagtgaagaagaagagagacagctgcaggCTGAACTCGACCAG CTCTTGACGGAGATCGTGGACGAGAACCGCGAGAACGTCCGGCTGCGTACGcgccttgcatgcagagccgaTCGCCAAGCGCACCCAGGGCCGGGGAATTCCGAGGAGACTCGCGGACAGGCGCAAGACGAGGCGCGAGACTTCGCCGCCCTCATTCAAGACGTCACACGCCGCTGCGCCAGACTG TCGATGATGGCATCCTGCTTGGCAAATGCCAGTTCGTCTGCAGAATCGACCGAGCCTGCGACGTTTCCTGCGAGTCTTTCCACTTGCTTTCCCTTACGTGAGAGCCCGGTTGTGTCGCCTCTGCGTTTGCGAGAGCCATCGTTTCCAGAAATGGAGGAACAAAGGAAGTCGTCTCCCCTGCAGGCCGCCTCGCCGCGCCTCAGCGCCCCTTCGGCTGTAGCTACACCAGGGGTGTCGGCCGGAAGTCCGGCGGACTCGCCCTGCGGTGTACGTTCAGCGGAGCGCGAAGAGGCGGTTTTCTCGCGGAGCTTCTCTTCCGAGCAACGGgtgggagaagcgaggaagaagcgggagatGTTGGTTCCAAACAGTCTTTTTGCGCAGAAGCGTCGCCGCGAAGATCTCGGACCTCTCGAGAGGGATGGCGTTctcagcgaaggagaagacttCGAAAAAGAAGTTTCACTCCGCCGCGATCGGGATATCCATGTTCTTTCGAACTCCGTGAACCGTCTGCCCACCCGCCGCGCCGTGACCCCTCCGAGGAcggatctgcatgcgtcgcgggaaggcgcgttcttctcgcggcGGATGCCTCCAAATGGAGACTTGAAGGAGAGGAGCGCTGTCTCGCGCAGGGCGTACCAAggccggagagagagagcaggtTTCAGGGAAGAGAGTGGAGGCCTGAGTGTGCCGAGGAATCTGCCTTCACAGGTGAACCGGAGATATCTGGACATCGACCAGAGAGTGAGGAcgccggcgtctctgcgACATCCCGCGAGGCGACCGATggcgccttcgccgcgtCGTCACGGTGAGAGCCTGCAGAGACTGACAGACGCTCTGCCGGCTGAAGGGCGCAGTTGGTTtccgcggagagaagacgatgCCGGCAGCGAAGAGTTTCTTTCCATTCGCGCAGagtcgcctctccctctccgagACGAAGACTGCAGATGGGAGTTCCACGCCGAAAGAGACTTGCGCCGCTTCAAGTCCGCCGCCCTGCTCAgggacgcgcatgcagcagacaaggcgcgagacagaggcggagAGGAGGGGAGTCCAGCGACTCCTGCGAGACTCGGCGCTTCGGCGGAACGCACCGCTGCGACGGAGAATCCTGAAGATCGCTCCATGCTCTCCCTCACTGTggtacagagagagacgcgagaagaggagaccaGTCCACGGCGCACAATCAGCGTCGGGACTGCCCAGGCAGCGGAGAGCCTGCGCCGCAGCGACGAAGTCTTTGGGTCCACGGAGCGGCGCGTCTCCAGGAAACTCAACCAGAGACAGCCAGAGTCGCCAGCTGCCTCCGCTTCTCAA GAGGCGACTTGGGTGGATATCTGTCTGGGAACAACTTCCTAG
- a CDS encoding hypothetical protein (encoded by transcript TGME49_277690~Predicted trans-membrane domain (TMHMM2.0):53-76), with protein MQRCLLQTAFFRREHSSFSLFSYFLRSFFLPSSRKNKSAYIHRIDSAQRSFRRAFCVSLFPGLPLCLSLFPAAFALPSALRHPPFLSPFSLFEMAAAASWHFARRVTPPRPSLLSGLSERQTQLCRLHAVSSLCARFSKSTVPASCERRRLSSPPSPRRGSPSSVSSPLDPPFSSSFPASAFPVRVPPSAPLSAAIPLHWISSSVASALVPRTVSVSSPWVESLLPRHSESRLFSCYSRLLSPLLLRSGFSPQVETAGSAEPLCPHSFLPLSSPVSPHRSFSNSSRPPSAPSSSPFPSSSSSSPFPSSSSSSPFPSSSSSSPFPSSSSSSSSSSSSPSPHLRNFQRLSVDTFARFSRDPVAFFRRCRMQYPVPLSWRGASAQSVFRKTLEEGKMHWRQAKGSSRRAASLLAAGKNRLRSEWETRLFSETDRRAFLERQKAKLRAQRQQLLRLVLRQQRSVQERGLLWLDMRRRKVEATLLRLQQSGRMQQLRRVKSQVFHQGKRATERLKGLWEKYGWASVLAYAGVHCGTFLALFGLAQMISDESVQRVADLLHLDKIIDKEALINEKSAFWGRLLFAYAACKPLTPVQVAVAFWCTPHLARFMGRRGIPVHVSKATVTHLRGKLRFRRRKSCEKNTL; from the exons ATGCAGCGCTGCCTTCTACAAACAGCCTTTTTCCGGAGGGAACACagctcgttctctcttttttcttattttctgcgttccttttttcttccctcctctcgaAAAAACAAGTCtgcgtacatacaccgcaTCGATTCGGCGCAACGATCTTTTCGTAGagccttctgtgtctctctgtttcctggtcttcctctctgcctctcgcttttccctgCTGCCTTtgcgcttccttctgctctccgtcatcctccttttctgtcgcctttttctttgttcgAGATGGCGGCAGCTGCTAGCTGGCACTTCGCCCGGCGCGTGACGCCGCCGAGGCCGAGCCTCCTTTCTGGCCTCTCGGAAAGACAAACACAGCTTtgtcgcctgcatgcagtctcttCACTTTGCGCGCGTTTTTCGAAGTCCACCGTCCCAGCATCTTGTGAACGGAggcgcctctcttcgccCCCGTCCCCGAGGCGGGGAtctccctcgtctgtctcgtctcccctcgatcctcccttctcgtcttcgtttcctgcatctgcttttcctgttcGAGTTCCCCCGTCGGCACCTCTGTCTGCCGCGATTCCGCTGCACTGgatttcctcttctgtcgcctctgctctcgttcctcgaactgtctccgtctcgtctccgtGGGTggagtctctcctccctcgacACAGCGAAAGCCGCCTCTTTTCCTGTTACTCTCGGTtgctgtcgcctcttcttctgcggtcAGGCTTCAGTCCGCAAGTCGAGACAGCCGGGAGCGCGGAGCCACTCTGTCCTCACAgtttcctgcctctttcttctccggtgtctcctcatCGGTCTTTCTCCAACTCTTCTCGTCCCCCCTCTGcgccctcttcttctcccttcccctcttcttcctcttcatctcccttcccctcttcttcctcttcttctcccttcccctcttcttcctcttcttctcccttcccctcctcttcctcctcttcctcttcttcctcttcttcgccttcgcctcacCTGCGCAATTTCCAGCGTTTGTCTGTAGACACATTTGCGCGGTTTTCTCGAGATCCCGTCGCGTTTTTTCGGCGCTGTCGCATGCAGTATCCTGTGCCTCTCTCGTGGCGGGGCGCAAGCGCGCAGTCCGTATTCCGCAAGACGCTCGAAGAGGGGAAGATGCACTGGAGGCAGGCGAAAGGCTCCTCGCGCCGAGCGGCTTCCCTCTTGGCGGCAGGCAAGAACCGGCTGCGGTCCGAGTGGGAAACTCGGCTGTTCTCCGAGACCGACCGCAGGGCCTTCCTCgagcgacagaaggcgaagctgcGAGCGCAGAGGCAGCAGCTCCTGCGCCTCGTTCTCCGCCAGCAAAGATCTGTGCAGGAGCGCGGCCTTCTCTGGCTCGACATGCGCCGCAGAAAAGTTGAGGCGACTCTGCTGCGTTTGCAGCAAAGCGGTCGAATGCAGCAACTCCGACGCGTCAAGTCCCAGGTCTTCCACCAAGGCAAACGA GCAACAGAGCGCTTGAAGGGCCTCTGGGAGAAGTATGGCTGGGCGTCGGTCTTGGCTTATGCAGG CGTCCACTGTGGAACCTTTCTCGCACTCTTCGGTCTCGCTCAGATGATCAGTGACGAGTCGGTTCAGCGCGTCGCCGATCTGCTTCATCTCGACAAGATTATCGACAAAGAAGCTTTGA TCAACGAGAAAAGCGCGTTCTGGGGTCGCCTGCTCTTCGCCTatgctgcatgcaagcctCTCACACCTGTCCAG GTTGCCGTAGCGTTTTGGTGCACTCCCCACCTGGCGCGCTTTATGGGCCGCCGCGGCATTCCTGTTCATGTCAGCAAGGCGACGGTGACGCATCTGCGAGGAAAGCTCCGTTTTCGACGGCGAAAATCGTGTGAAAAGAATACCCTTTGA
- a CDS encoding ribosomal protein S14 precursor, putative (encoded by transcript TGME49_277700), producing the protein MAARNPGPVLNPPPIAFPSFNRRCQKDWLARRAFAENEVNGRIYKNVYQNLGFKGPIPILNKVGQYRIRMRCISGGYSRGIFRFTRMARMGMLQLAREGWLKKYGYRPGLFR; encoded by the exons ATGGCAGCTCGTAATCCTGGGCCTGTGTTGAATCCACCCCCCatcgcgtttccttccttcaaCCGCCGCTGTCAAAAAGACTGGCTAGCGAGGCGCGCCTTTGCGGAGAACGAAGTCAACGGAAGAATTTACAAAAATGTCTACCAAAACCTCGGATTCAAGGGACCCATTCCAATCCTCAATAAG GTCGGTCAATATCGCATTCGCATGCGCTGCATTTCTGGCGGATACAGTCGAGGCATCTTCCGCTTCACGCGCATGGCCCGAATGGGAATGCTCCAACTCGCTCGCGAAGGCTGGCTGAAGAAATATGGCTACCGCCCCGGACTCTTCCGATAA
- a CDS encoding hypothetical protein (encoded by transcript TGME49_277680) — MAQRNRQSPPAGTSRKRQHRDETDDESDRDEESDRPKTTKAERKDKKERNGRNFMHVGEKKKWKKRREPLDINLIIAQEEIDKSDAPCWATLHAGPSALLPRRLCCCCGFPAKYRCPLCANGRRVGSSFSATTQDAASRASQFAESRYQLQGRYVCSSHCLNVHQAHDCAPKHLLHWM, encoded by the exons ATGGCCCAGCGAAATCGCCAGTCTCCGCCTGCGGGCACCTCTCGCAAGCGCCAGCACCGGGACGAGACCGATGACGAAAGCGACAGGGATGAAGAGTCCGACAGGCCTAAGACAACgaaggcagaaaggaaagacaagaaggagaggaacggCCGGAATTTCATGCATGTgggcgagaaaaagaaatggAAGAAACGGCGCGAACCCCTAGACATCAACCTCATCATTGCCCAAGAGGAAATCGACAA gTCAGACGCTCCTTGCTGGGCGACGCTCCATGCAGGACCCTCCGCTCTGCTTCcccggcgtctctgctgctgctgtggGTTTCCAGCGAAGTATCGCTGCCCTCTGTGCGCGAACGGCCGACGTGTCggttcgtctttttctgccaCGACTCAGGACGCTGCATCCCGAGCTAGTCAGTTCGCTGAGTCTCGCTACCAACTTCAGGGTCGCTACGTTTGCTCCTCTCACTGTCTGAATGTGCATCAGGCGCACGACTGCGCACCAAAACACCTTCTCCACTGGATGTGA